A stretch of DNA from Arcobacter sp. LA11:
CTTTTTCTAAATCAATAGTATTCATATAGTTTTAAACCTTATTGTAATTTCACTATATAAATTTGAAGTAGAATTCTTATCTATTGGTCTTGCAATAACTCTTGTATTTGGAATAGTTATCGTTGATATATCCTGTTTTTTTATTTCATCTTTATTTATAATCAACACTTTTTCATTTGTATCAGAATCTGTATACTCTTTGATATAAGTTTTTTCTTCAAGAGTGATTTCTTCTTTTTTAGATAAAAGTTTCTTTGAAAGAATTTTTTTATTTTCTATTTTTTCTTCATTATCAATATACATATTAGATAATTCAATTTTTGCTTTTATCTCACCAGATTCAATTGCAATATTTGAGGATTCATATTTATTTAGCATAAAAGATAAATAATCTTTTTTTTCTTGAATAAGTAAATCTAAGGAATACTCTTTTAAAAAAGTAAATCCTTTTTCAGTTAGTTTTTTATTCTTAACATATAGATTGATATCCTCAGTGATATTATCTTCTATAGCTTCATATATTGACTCTGTAATTATAGATTTTTTTGATAAAACAGAGGAAAATAATTCTTCCTCTTTATTTAAAACTTCATTTTGAGATAAATACAAATTTGCAAATTCTTCATTTGAAAGTTTTATCATTCTTTCTAATTCCATGTATTTTTCAAACTGGTGATTTTGTGCATCAATAGCAGCATCAAAAACATCATGGAGTAAAGTAGAGACAAACTCTGCAAAACCTAAACTAACTTTCTGAAACCCTGACATAGTTTTAACCGTTTAATGGTGCATAATCAGTTTTTAAATTAAGTACAATTTCACCAAATATATCTACTTTTGTACCACTTGTATCTCTTTGATATGATTTTGCAGTATTTACAGTAATAAGTCTTTTCTTCTCTTTATTTTTTCTTTTTTTACCAAATAGTCCACCTAAAGAAAAACGTTTTTTATCTTTATATTTTGATTTGATTTTATTATCTATTTTATTTGATGTTGAACCAGAAGTTGTACTTGTATTCCATGTAGAAAAAGTTATTCTTGCAGTGATTCTCCCTGTATCAACTACTGTTCTTGACGCTCCTTGTTTTAAAATAGTCATTAACATTCCATATTTATTAGAAACAAGTAATGCTGCAATTGCGTCATGAATTTGCTTATAAGATGGTATTGTGTCAAGTACTCCATTGTTATAATCAGTCAAGGCTTCTAAATATGTATGCTGATTAGGATCATCAATTTTATCCACTAATCCAGCAACAGACGGAGCCAATGAAGTGATTAAACTACTCCACCAAGTACTATTATCTGAACTTCCTGTAGGAATTGGTTCTTCAGTTGGAGTTTCTAAAGCCTCAAGAATTGAATCTAAATCAGATACTTGTGGTAACTGATAGTTAAGTACAAAATCTGTAATATCTTCAAAGTCTACATCCCCTGAAGTATTGTTGATATAAGTTGATAAACTTACTGATAAACTTGTGGCTAAATTTGAATAAGCTTCCATTTGTTCAATGTTGGACTCAACAATAGTGTGAAACATTCCTGAAACTAAACCTTCTGCAAATTCATTAAATGGGATTTCTCCAAATCTTGATGCTGTATCAATTGCATAATCACTCATAATTATTTCCTTTATTAAGATATATAATCATCATAGTTATATTATAGTTTGATATTTATTAATGATATTTATTATTTTTTTATTTTACAAAATATTAAGAAAAGTATAAAAAATGATTATTTTTTATACTTTAAATCAATAATATTTTTCTTATTTTTTTATAAATCATCGTTTTTTTGATATAATAGTGTATTATTTATAACTAGGAATACATTATGAAAAATATATATTTTAGATTTATTTTAATAGTATTCTTCTCAAGTTTTCTTTTTGGGAATTCAAAAGATTATTATCAAATTGATGAATATATATCTTATTCGAAACAAGAAAGAATAAGTGAAAATTTTATTAAGATTATTCAAGAAAAATCAAAAGCAATCACAAAACAAAATCAAAAAATCAAAATTGTAATGGTTTATCCAGGTAATCAAATATCAGACTATTGGAGAAAAAGTAAGCTATCTTTTGAAAAAAGAATGATAGAACTGAATATAAACTATGAATTAATTGATTTTTTTACTAAACCTGCTGTTGAGATTAAAGAGCAATCTAAACATTTATTGAAAGCATTTAAACAGAATGCTGATTATCTTATTTTTACACTTGATGCGAAAAAGCATACAAAATTTATAGAACGTATTATAAGTAAAAAACGTACAAAGTTGATTCTTCAAAATATTACTACTCCTCTTAAAAAATGGAAAAATAGACAACCTTTTTTATATGTAGGATTTGATCATTCTACAGGAAGTAAAATGCTTGCAGATTATTATATAAAAGAGACGAAGGCAGAAGGTAACTATGCTGTGCTTTATGGTTCAAAGGGTTATGTAAGTTTTATGAGAGGAGTAAACTTTATAGATTATATTTCTTCCAAATCAAATTTGAAGTTAATTCATGAATATTATACAGATTTTAATAAGCAAAAAGCGAAAAATGCAACTTTAGATTTATTGGCAATTAATAGTGATATTAAATTTATATATGCTTGTTCAACAGATATTGCTTTAGGAGTAATTGAAGCATTAAAAGAAAAAGATTTATTGGGAAAAATAAAGGTAAATGGCTGGGGTGGAGGAAATAGTGAGTTAGATGCTATTGAAAAAGGTTTAATGGATATTACTGTTATGCGTATGAATGATGATAATGGTGTTGCTATGGCAGAAGCAATAAAATATGACTTAATAAATAAAAATGATGAAATACCAACAATTTATTCTGGAGAGTTTAAAATTGTAAAAAAAGGTATAAAAAAAGAAGAGTTAGAAAAATATAAGATGAAAGCATTTAGGTATACATTTGATGATAAATAATAAAAAATATTCATTAACTTTAATTAATAGTGTTTTATTAGTTGTTTTTTTATTATTTATAATTTTTGCAATTTCAATATCTTCTTATTTTAGTACTCAAAAAGTGATTGACTATAATATAAATGAATATTTTAAACAAACAACAAATATTACGCATATAATCATAGATACTGAACAAAAAGATCTTAATAATATTGCTTTTGATATTAGTAAAATTATAAAAAAAGAAAAAACTGAAGAGCTTGAATTGGGTATTAATAGTTTAACAGCTGTAGATCAAATAGACATACTTTTTTTAAAAACTGATGATGAGATTATCAACTATAGTAATTCTTTATTTGATACTGAATTATTAATCAAAGAGATTAGCAAAAGACAGATTCTTTATGACAATACCATTTTATCTGCATCTATTGATGATGAAAAGTTTATTATTCTTTTAAGTAGAAAAAAAATTATTGATAAAGTAACTGGGCGAGTAAGTTCTATATTATATGTTGGAAAAATATTAAATGATAACTTTACAATAATTAATAAAATCAAACAGAAAGCATTGTTAGAAGATATTTATATATTTTTTAAAGAAGAATTAATTGCAACAACTTCACATAAAGAATTAATAGATCTCTCTTTTTTTAATAAAAATAAAGTTATTAAAAAAGGTGATTTATTATATTTTAATAAAAAAATAAATATTTATGAGAAACAGCATCTTGATATTGTATTTATAACAAAAAATTCTACTTTTGAATTATTAAAAGAAGATTTTATTAGAGCAGGGTCTTTATTATTAATTTTTATTTTGATAAGTTTTGCAATTTTATATATTACTTCAAATAAGTATATTATTAAACCTTTTTCAAAACTTCTAAAGTTTGCTAAAAGAGCTAAAGATAATGAAAACGTCGAGTATATAGCTACTAATGTTTTAGAATTTGATAATTTTGCAGTGGATTTGAAATCTATTATTGATGAGCTTAGGGAATTAAAAGAACATTATTCTCGGGCAATTGAAGGTGTACAAGATGGTTTATGGGATTTAGATTTGAAAACAAAAAAGCTATTTTGTTCAAATAGATATTCTAATATGTTAGGTTACAGTGATAAAGACAAAATAAATAGTATTAGTTTTTGGAAAAATAGTATTCATAAAGATGACTATTTTAAAACTTTAAAGAAAATAGTAAATCATGTAAATGGAAAATCAAATTTATATGAAGATGATTATAGAGTTCGGTGCAAAGATGGGTCTTATAAATGGATAAAAGTTAGAGGGAAAATATTTTTTGATGAAAATAAAAAAGCATTAAGAATGACAGGCTTTCATACCGATATAGACGATATTATAAGATTACAAAATGACAATTTGAAAAAAGAAAAAATGCTTTATCAACAATCAAAATTAGCTTCTATGGGTGAAATGATTGGTAATATAGCTCATCAGTGGAGACAACCATTAAATGTTATAAGTACAATTGCATCAAGTCAAATTATGCAATTAGAATTAGGGTTAACTAAAAAAGAAGAGACAATAAAAGATTTAAATAAATTAATAGATACAGTACAATATCTTTCTAATATAATTGATAAGTTTAGATATTTTTTCAATCCAGATAAAGAGTTAGAAACTTTTTATATAGATGAATTAATTATGGACAATCTTGAAATCTTTGAATCATCATATAAATTAAATGATATTGATTTGATAATGAATCTTCAACATATTGAAATCTCTGGGTATAAATTTGAATTAATGCAAGTTATTATAAATCTAATAAATAATTCTAGAGATGCTTTATTAGAAAGATATAGTATTGATGATCCAAAACTTATTTTTATGGAAAATAGTGTTAAAGATAAATTTCTTGAGATTAGAGTATATGACAATGCTTGTGGTATAAAAGAGACAATAAAAGAAAAAATTTATGAACCATATTTTACAACGAAACATCAATCTCAAGGAACAGGATTAGGACTATATATGTCAAATGAAATTGTTAAAAAACATTTAAAAGGTAAATTAATGAATGAAACAATTTCTTTTTCATATAAAGGGAAAGAATATATCGGTGAGGAGTTTAGAATTATACTTCCTTTGTAAAGTTTTTATAATTCAAATATAAAAAAAGGGGGAAGAGACTAAAAGCTCTTCCCCCTTTTTATTTATAAATGTTCTAACTATCTTAAAATTATTTAAATTTTAATCCATTGTTCCAGCTGGAACATGTACATTCCCA
This window harbors:
- a CDS encoding substrate-binding domain-containing protein is translated as MKNIYFRFILIVFFSSFLFGNSKDYYQIDEYISYSKQERISENFIKIIQEKSKAITKQNQKIKIVMVYPGNQISDYWRKSKLSFEKRMIELNINYELIDFFTKPAVEIKEQSKHLLKAFKQNADYLIFTLDAKKHTKFIERIISKKRTKLILQNITTPLKKWKNRQPFLYVGFDHSTGSKMLADYYIKETKAEGNYAVLYGSKGYVSFMRGVNFIDYISSKSNLKLIHEYYTDFNKQKAKNATLDLLAINSDIKFIYACSTDIALGVIEALKEKDLLGKIKVNGWGGGNSELDAIEKGLMDITVMRMNDDNGVAMAEAIKYDLINKNDEIPTIYSGEFKIVKKGIKKEELEKYKMKAFRYTFDDK
- a CDS encoding PAS domain-containing protein; this encodes MINNKKYSLTLINSVLLVVFLLFIIFAISISSYFSTQKVIDYNINEYFKQTTNITHIIIDTEQKDLNNIAFDISKIIKKEKTEELELGINSLTAVDQIDILFLKTDDEIINYSNSLFDTELLIKEISKRQILYDNTILSASIDDEKFIILLSRKKIIDKVTGRVSSILYVGKILNDNFTIINKIKQKALLEDIYIFFKEELIATTSHKELIDLSFFNKNKVIKKGDLLYFNKKINIYEKQHLDIVFITKNSTFELLKEDFIRAGSLLLIFILISFAILYITSNKYIIKPFSKLLKFAKRAKDNENVEYIATNVLEFDNFAVDLKSIIDELRELKEHYSRAIEGVQDGLWDLDLKTKKLFCSNRYSNMLGYSDKDKINSISFWKNSIHKDDYFKTLKKIVNHVNGKSNLYEDDYRVRCKDGSYKWIKVRGKIFFDENKKALRMTGFHTDIDDIIRLQNDNLKKEKMLYQQSKLASMGEMIGNIAHQWRQPLNVISTIASSQIMQLELGLTKKEETIKDLNKLIDTVQYLSNIIDKFRYFFNPDKELETFYIDELIMDNLEIFESSYKLNDIDLIMNLQHIEISGYKFELMQVIINLINNSRDALLERYSIDDPKLIFMENSVKDKFLEIRVYDNACGIKETIKEKIYEPYFTTKHQSQGTGLGLYMSNEIVKKHLKGKLMNETISFSYKGKEYIGEEFRIILPL